AACTCACTCATAACGCATTCTCCGCCAAAACCACCTTGTAAACGGGCGCGAAAAAACAGCCCAAGCCGAATTGTATAGCAAAAAGCATACCATTTAAGACAATGCTCAAAACCCTTAATTGTTGCAATGACTTCAATGAAAGGTGAAATCGCGAAAGGCTTGCGACTGACACTTTTCGTCAATGAAATTGACAAGAATTGTCATGCCTGAAGCACGCCAGAAGGTCCCTGTAACGGAACTTTTGCTGATCAGGAGATAGAAAAGCATGGCCTATAGCTAACCCCCGAATTAAAAATGCGGTCTTTCAGCTTCAAGGGTCTTGGGTGGGTCTTGGGATCGATCTTAGGGTTTGGAGTTGGCGTGGTTGCTGCCCGGACAGCTTGGCCCTGGCAAGAGTCAAAAGATTGGCGGCGACAACCGATGTCCACATGTAGGATTTGATTCGAAGCTTGGCCGGTCAGACATATTTTATGGCCATAAATCATCTCACGCCGGTCTTTTATGATGATAGCGGTATACGGTTCAAGTATCGAAAACACTTTTTCCTCCTGCGGGCACTTTTTCACCCAAAAAAATCCGTCACTTGTCTGCTGGGATTGATTGCGCTGATTGGGGGGCAAAGAAAAAGCGCAAGATCACAACTGGCAATGGCAGAACCTCCTTAAGTTGAACGTAAAATCATTGTCGCTCTAATCCGGGCACAGTACCCAATTTCACGTAATTCGGTACTGTGTTTCCGGAATTCCTTTTTCCCCACTTCCATGCTGGCATGGGCCAGGGCACCCAGCCAATCCGAGCGCAGATCGGCATCATCGAACCGATGATGACTTTGCTTTCATCCGAGGGGTCTCCGTCTATTTTAAGGCCAGCCGCCACTTTATTGCCCCCCATGCTCTCCATTTTTGCCTCAAGCATGTCCACGGACCCCCAAAAATGCGTGTAAGAACTGGCGCCTGGCGCAAACACGGCAAAATTTGCGCCATTCAGCTCACATCCATCAAGCTTCTCATAAAATTCTGCAAAGTCCTCCTGAAGCTCAGCTTCCTCATCACCGTAAGCCGGCCATCCCAAAAGTATCACATCCTGCTCAGCGGAGAGGTCCTTAACCGATGCGGCCGTCACCTCCTTTAACCCGGTTTCCAAGCCGGCGGCATCCATTTCCTGTTTCATAGCCTCGGCCATCATCTCGGCATTACCGGTTGTCGTACCGTAAATAATCAGCGCTTTTTTCATGTTTTCCTCCTGATCGTTTAGTGTTTCTTTTTTTGATGAGCACCCGGGCGCCGTCTGGTGCGATTTTAAATCCGTTGTCGCCTTTAAAGTAAAGCCAGTCCCGGCGCATGGGAGTAACGCCCATATGATGTTTAAAGAGGCTTACGCCTGCGGGGATAATTTTTTGAAGTCTTTCCGTGTCTACAAATATCCGCTTGCAATTCGCGCTGTTTTGCCGGATGGTCTTAAACAGCTCCCAGGCACACCGGCCTGTAAAATCACCCGTCAAAGAAACATGCAGGTTGCCTGCGCTATGACGGGAAATGATACGAAAGTCTTTACCCGGATATGCTTTTTTCACTTTCCCCCCTTTCGATTTTAAAAATTATGGGCCCCTTCCTGTTTATTCCAAAGCGTCCAGCCTTATTGACCAGGCCTGTGATAACAGCCAAACTCCGGCAAAATTTTCCTCTTCTAAAATTAATTTGATACTCTAATAAAATATTCAAAGCTAACGATGATGGCACCGTAAAAAGTCTGATTTCAGATGGTGCCGTAAAAAGTTCAAGATCAAGGCTTGCGCCATTTCGAAGAATGCAGCGTACTTATCCGTAGGTGAAATTCTGAGAAATTGCGCGTAACGCAGATATTGGACTTTTACGGCGCCATCAACGATACGGGCCAGAAGATTAGCGGTAAAAAACAAAAACACACAGGCTGGGGGTCGTGAGGAGGTATTCGGGTGCTTCTCTGGTTTTTATTGAATGCCTGAATCGCCGGCTTCTATCCTACGAAACATGCCTGTCCTGCTTTTATTGGCTCTCAAGGTTTTCCAGCAGATGATCGATCAAAGCCTGGGCCAGGTTGACCTGCCAGAACTGGCCGGCAAGAGTGAGCTTGACCCTGCCGCCGTCGCGGTGGATGAGCCCGGTTCTCCACCATTGCTCAAGCAAGGGGGCGCAGATCGACTCAATATCTATGCCGTGGGTTTGCCGGATCTTTTCCATGTTCAGATAACCGGTCTCCAAACCACCGGCAATGGCGTTGATCAGGGGCTTTTGCGGCGGTGCGGCCAGCATACCGGAAACCGGCTTGCGCCCGGCTGCCAGTTCTTTTAAATATGTATTCAAATGGCCATTGACCATGCAAAGATACCCCCCCAGCGTGCCGCCTGCTCCGGCCCCATAGGGCAGGCATGGCGCCCCGCTTTTCATGAGCTGGTTGTACATATTTCGCTCCCGGCCGCCGGTTGCCCAGTGGGTCATGGACAGCCGCCGGCAGTGCCGGGCATCCATTAACTCGACCCCGCGTTTGAACATGTGCGCCTGCTCGGCCAATTCGGCAGGCTTCGGCAGCCGGCCGGTTTCCACAGATGCAGCCAGAGGGGTGTTGTTAAATACATTTAGCTGATAAAGGTCCGCACCATCGATTTCCAGGTCCAGAAAGGTTTTCATATCGTTTTCCCAAATGGTCATATTCTGACCCGGAAGCCCGTAAATCAGATCAATGATTATCGCTGCGGCATTTTTGTCCCTTGCGCTTTGCAGGCATTCCATCACCTTTTCCCGATCGCTTCTCCGGCCCAGGTTTTTGCGCACAGCGGTATCAAAGCTCTGCACGCCCACGGAAAATCGATTGGCACCGCCGGCAATACAGGCTGAAAGAATGTCTTCATTCAGATCGGCAGCAGTTGTCTCTATTGTTATCTCGCTGTCATTGGCAAGCGGCAGTATATTGCAGATGGCTTTCAGCAGGCGCTCCAGGTCTTTTGGCGCCAGCACTGTCGGCGTTCCGCCGCCAAGGTATACCGCATGCAGCGGATAACCGAATACAGCGGGTTTGTCCCGGTCCATGTGCAGTTCCCGGATCAGGGCATCGGTGTAATCCCGGCTTGTGGCCCGATCGGCGGAATACTTATAAAAGCCGCAATACAGGCAGTGGTTGCGGCAAAACGGTATATGAAAGTAAGCGGTTGAAGACGCTGTCCTGGGCTGATTCATGATTTTTTCCCAGGTCTTCGGGATAAGCGCATTTTCAACGGGCTTGCCGCCGATTCCTGCATGAACCGCACTCTTTCTGGTAAAGGCTGCGGTCAGTGGATCCACCCCCTCCCGGGCAAAAAAGCGGCGCTCCGCTCTTTCTGTCATCTGTGAAGTCCGACGGTCCAGTTTTCCCCGGTTTTGTCCATCATGCGAGGAGGGCTGAAGATCTCCTGTTTCTTTACCGATCGGACCGCTATTTTCAACGCTCATACCTGTCTCCTTTGATCAAACCATTGAAAATCAATCCCGCTGCCAGGTCCGGCGCTGCACCGGCCGGTCATTTCCCGGATGTCAACGATAAACAGCGGTGATTTTTCCGGTGTTCGTACAAATTTTTCCGCTGCTTCCCTGTAGTCCGCATTCATCACCTGCCCCAAAAGCGCCCATCCCCGGCGTATCTTTGCCGGCGATCGCTCCATTCTGGCTATCCCAAAAACCGAAACCCCGGCCCACCGGGAAAGGGATGGGTCCGCCAATGTCACTTTCACCAGCACATGCGGATTTTTTTGAATGTTTCGAACCGTTGTGCCCCGCGGGTTGATCATGAAATTCATCTGACTGTCATCGGCCATGAAATATGTGGCTTCGATGGCGTATGGCATTCGGCCCGGGCTCACTGTACATATCGTTGCCCATTTCCAAAGGCTTAAAGCTTGCCGGATTTCCGGCTCAATCATTTTGCGCATGGCTTCCCTGCCGTTTTTTCTTCATTTTGTTGAGTGTTTCCTTGAGCCTGTTGCCTGCTGCTGCCAGGTCATCCGCATTTGGATGGCGCTCGGCCTCCCGGAGCCGTGCCCTTCGTTCCGGGGTCATGCCATGATGGGGGTCATCCTGCAGATTCTCCTCCATCCATTTGATCATCTCCGGATCCACGCGGCCCTGGCAAAGAAAGGTGCCCAAAATTTGATTGTCCGCAGCCAGCGCTTTGACATTTTCCATGCATTTCTTCCCGTGCTCGGAACCCGGGTACGCTCCCAGGGTGCCGAACAGAAATATCGGCTTGCCCTTGAGTTTTTCCAGATACCGGCGGGCTTTCTCATCTGCCGTGCCTTTATCCACCCAGAACCCAAGGGCGATAAAATCACAGGCATCCGGGTCCGGGGCATCATCCACGGGGTAAAGCGCCCTGGGCAAAGGCAGGACCTCATAGACGGCTTGCGCCACTTTCAGGGTGTTTCCGGTACGACTGGAACAGACCACCATTGATTTCATCTTTATTTTTCCTTTCTCATTTTTTATTTCTAAACCCCACGGCATGGCCGGGCGCCGCCGAGTCAGCCGCTTGCCTTGCCAGGGGCACGGCAAGCACATGGGTGCAGGCCGTGCTGATCAGCTCCTGGTCATGGCTGATGACCAGAACGCACGTGCCGTTTTCCGAAAGCTTTTTTATGGCATTGGCGATAATTCTCATGTTCAACCCGTCCAGTCCGCTGGTGGGCTCATCGAGTATCAGTATGTCCGGATCTTTAATGATCCCGCAGGCAATGACCAGGCGCTGTTTCTGGCCGCCGGAAAGGGACTGGGGATGCCGGTCGATAAAATCTGAAAGATTGAAAAACCCCAGCAGGTCTTTTGCCCGCTGCCGGCGCTCTGCTTTGGGCAGGTGCCGCGCGGCGGCAGCCAGCTCCTGGCCGGCGGTTTTCATGTGCAGCTGATGATCCGTGTTCTGCAGCACGATGCTGCCATGTTTAAGCAGGTCTTTGGGCGAAGCCGTGCGGCCCCTGTAATGAATTTCACCGGATCGGGGACGAAGCAGGCCGGTCAGCAGGCGGGCGAACGTGGTTTTACCAGCTCCATTTGCCCCGGTTACGGCTATTACACTGGCCTTGGGCAGAAATGCAGCTGCGGATTCAAAAACCGGCGTCCGGTTTTTGAATGCAAAGCTCAGATTCTCAATCCTAAAACCTTCGCCATCTGCCTGGCCGGCTGAAACCATGGCGACTGATGGCGCCTGGACACGGGTTTGCCTCAGGCCGTAGCGATCCTGAACCGAGCGTTTCTCAAGTATGGAAAACGATCCGGTTTCGCAGATCCGTCCGTTTTCAAGAACAAATGCCCGGTCGACAAGCTTGTTTAACCAGTAGAGCCGGTGATCCACGATAAACAGGGTCATGCCCTGCTGTTTCAAATCGGTCAGGATTCGGGCAAACTCTTCGGTGGCCCCGGGATCGAGGTTGGCTGAAGGCTCGTCCAGGACAATAACCGAAGGCGACTGGGCCAGAATCGATGCCAGGGCGACCTTCTGCTTTTCCCCTTCGGAAAGATCAAATACAGAAGCGGCCATGAGATGCGCCAGCCGGAACCGGTCGGCTTCGGCCCGGATTTTCGCCTGTATTTGCTCCGGTGCAATGCCCCGGCACTCCAGGGCAAAGGCCAATTCGTCGGCCACAGTCAGGGCAAAGAACTGCTGCTCCGGCTCCTGAAACAGCGTACCCACATACCTTGAGATTTCATGGATATGACAGGTGGCGGTTTCCGCGCCGCAAACCCGCACCCGTCCTTGCATATTGCCATGGAAATAATGGGGAATCAGGCCGTTTAACATGCGGACCAGGGTGGATTTGCCGCAGCCGCTTGCGCCCGTGCACAGCACCGCTTCGCCGGCCGGTACGGCAAAACTTATGCCATCAAGGGCCTTATGCGTCTGAAAGGGATAGGTATAGGAAACGTTTTCAAAGCGAATGATTTCGTTCATGCTGTGTCTGAGAACCTTTCAAAAGGCATTTTATAGCGCCGCCACAGCCAGAATGACTGTGACTGCAAAGGCAATGTAGTCTGCCGGCCGGAATCGATTTTGTGCAATAAAGGTCATCCTGTCCGCGTAACCGAGGCCCTTTAATTCCGCGGCAACAGCAAGCTCATCCGACGAGCGAAGCGCCCGCACCACGATCGGCGCAAACAAAAGCCGCAGGGTCAGGGCCGGCCGCAGGGTCAGCGTCAGGGGATTGACAGCGTAGCCCTTTATCTTGAGGGTTTCCCTGATCAGGCGGACATCGTTTATAAAACTCGGAATAAACCGGATCATCACCGTGGCCGGCAAATAAACAAACAGGGGAAGGCGCAGGGATTTGAGGGTGCTCAGCAATTCCTTGACCCGCGAGGATATGGCCAGGGCGAGCACAACGTGGATCAGTATCACTACCCGCAGGAAGGGATTTAAAAAAGGCCCCAGGCCCATATCTCCCATTTCCGGCATGAATACCAACATCACATAAACACAGCCCAGAGCTGTCAATGCCATGACAGAAACCGCCGCATAGGCGACAGCCAGCACCCGGAACCGGTTATGGGCCGCGGCATAGACAAAACTGGCCGCCCCTAGCATGGCCAGGGGATACCAATCCTTAATAAAAATGACCGTTGCCGATGCCACAACGCAAATCAGCATCCGGGTGCGGACATCGAGCGCCTGGATGACGTTTTCTGCACCGGCCGCGTTTGCGGCGCTACTGCCGAATAATGCCTGCATGCCGCAGCTCCCTGGCAAAAAAAACGCCCGTTGCCAACCCGATCAGGCACCCCGCATAACCGATGCCGACCACGACTGCCCCCATGAAAAAAAGCCCGATCTGCTCCTGGAAAAAAAACCAGGAATAGCCCAGTGAAATGGCACGGGCCAAAAGATCATAAAGCCCCACGCCCAGAACCATCGCCCATGTTTTGCTGTAACCGGATACCACGAAAACCAGCCCGTCGCAGATCAGCCCGGCCCCGATACTGCCAATCAAAAGCATGGCATTACCGCCCATCAGCAGAAGGGAGACCAGCCCGCTGATAACGGAAAACATCGCCAGCACCCCGAACTTGCGCACCTTGTAGACCAAAATAATCAGAAGGGATGTGGCCGCGATGTTTTTCAATACCATGGAAACCGGGTTCATGCCCCCGCCGGCAATGGCGATAACCATGGTCGATATCTTGATCAGCGCGGCAAAAGTGCCGATTGTGATAAGCTCGCCGGACTGCCAGTATCGATGTTTCCGCAGACGGCTTTTTTCAGCCGGGCAAATTTTGACCTGACCGGTTGGCTGCATGTTTAATCTCCAAATTCAAATCCAGACTGCCGCGTTATTTGTCCAGTGCCTGGGCCCTGCGCGCAAAAATTTCCTCACACTCAATAACGCTTGAATCGATATAAGCCGGCAGCGCGTAGATGCGATTGTTTTTAACCGCCGGCACTTTGGCAACCCGGTGCGTATCTTGCCGGGTGAATGTTAGTGGTACCAAAGAAAAATAAAGAATGCTAACGGATCAGGCCAAAAAATTAGCTATAGAAGCCAAAAGCATCCTCCTGAGATGAGCATCGGAAATGAATTCAAGAGCCTGAGTTCTGACAGGGAAAGATTGTCAACCACCCTCAAATCCAATTCAGGCTTTCGTTGATTTTCTTATATTTCGTATACTTGTTAATCAGACTGGAGATTTTTTCACATGATGAACGTGGATTGGCGTGTCCCGGATGAGCATTCGGTTATTTCATCTCAGCTTGGATCATATAGTCTTTTGGGGTCAGGGTTTGTTTAGAAATTTTTATCTTTGTTATTCTGATCCGTCCTTCTGTTTATGCGTTTTGCGAATGCCTGTCCCAGAATGTATAGGCGCTTTTCCCTGAATTTTTCGAATCATACAAGGCGATATCCGCTTTTCTGAACAATTCTCCAAAATCTACAGGGATAGATTCATATTCCTGTATGTCAGTGCCCAGAGCGATGCCGATACTTACTGAAACCCTGGTGTGTGGAAACTGGTGCAAAATCTTGTTTTCAAATCCTGTCAGCAGCTTTTCAGCCAGCACTTTGGGGATTTCGTAATGTTGCGCTTTTGGGATGATGATGGCAAATTCATCGCCACCCAGACGATACAAATGCTCGATGGGAAAAATTTCCCGGAGCAGACCGGAAAATGCAACAAGTATCCTATCGCCTTCATCATGTCCGTATTGGTCATTTACTTCTTTGAAGTTATCCAGATCAGCAAGCAAAAGGGCGGTGTTCGATTGGCAGGGGGTCTTGCGCATAAAATCCTGTAAGCTTCGTCTGTTGTTCAACCTGGTCAGATGATCCGTGTTGGCGTCTATCAGCAGCTTGTTTTTTTGACGATGTTCCAGGGTAATGTCAAAAAAAAGATATATATGCCCGGCCAACACGCCAAAGGTATCGAGAAGCGCCTCGTCGTGAATTTTGAGGACCTTGTTTTTTGATAGCAGCAGCGTATCTCCATCATCTGATTCTATAACCCATTTTGAATCATGGGTGAATTTTTCTGATGGATCAATGAAAATATTGAGGTTTTTATCCATCAGTTGGGTTCGTTGAAGCGAAAAAAGATCGATAAATTTGTTATTGACGCTGGTTATGACTCTGTCCTTGTCGGCAACCACCACTGCAAAGGGCAGGCTTTCAATCAGAATACTCAATTCGATCAGCAGGTTTCGCAGATCCGTGACGTCGTGAGCAAATCCTGCCGTGCCCATGACACGGCCATCAATATCGAAAATGGGTGATTTGTAAGTTTTGAACTTCCGCAGTTCCTCCCCGCATTTCACTGTTTCATCAAACAGGCACGTCTCCTTTTTATTAAGCACAATCTCTTCAGACTCCAGGCAGACATATTCGCCCCTGGCGTACTCATCGGGTTCAATGTCCCAAATATAGTAATGTCCCCTGTCTTGAATTTGTTCTTTTGTTTTGTTGACAGTACGACAAAAGCTGTTGTTCACCTTCAGGTGCGCACCCCTTGCGTCCTTGAACCAGATCAGGTCAGGCAGGCTGTCAATTAGAGAATCAAGATATTTTTCTGTCAGGATTGCGTCTTCGCGTTCCTTTAGCAGCTCCAGGAGTCTGGCGAAAGAATCCAGTACTTTGTCTTCGGCAAATGGTTTAATCCAGACCTGATCGAGCAGATTGTGGACCTGAGCCAGTACAGGCAGGGTTTCCGGTGTAAAACACCCGACAAGCAGCGAATTTTCCTGCTTTGATGCATGTGTTTTTTTTACGCATTCACTGATATCGGTACCTAAGTCGAGGATAATTATCGCACAGTCCTGTATCGCAGCTTCATCCACCTGCGGC
This sequence is a window from Desulfosalsimonas propionicica. Protein-coding genes within it:
- a CDS encoding sensor domain-containing diguanylate cyclase — protein: MYHRTIKIFLATQDPHLETLLANVAPLNPFSHQFISQPQVDEAAIQDCAIIILDLGTDISECVKKTHASKQENSLLVGCFTPETLPVLAQVHNLLDQVWIKPFAEDKVLDSFARLLELLKEREDAILTEKYLDSLIDSLPDLIWFKDARGAHLKVNNSFCRTVNKTKEQIQDRGHYYIWDIEPDEYARGEYVCLESEEIVLNKKETCLFDETVKCGEELRKFKTYKSPIFDIDGRVMGTAGFAHDVTDLRNLLIELSILIESLPFAVVVADKDRVITSVNNKFIDLFSLQRTQLMDKNLNIFIDPSEKFTHDSKWVIESDDGDTLLLSKNKVLKIHDEALLDTFGVLAGHIYLFFDITLEHRQKNKLLIDANTDHLTRLNNRRSLQDFMRKTPCQSNTALLLADLDNFKEVNDQYGHDEGDRILVAFSGLLREIFPIEHLYRLGGDEFAIIIPKAQHYEIPKVLAEKLLTGFENKILHQFPHTRVSVSIGIALGTDIQEYESIPVDFGELFRKADIALYDSKNSGKSAYTFWDRHSQNA
- a CDS encoding pyridoxamine 5'-phosphate oxidase family protein, whose product is MRKMIEPEIRQALSLWKWATICTVSPGRMPYAIEATYFMADDSQMNFMINPRGTTVRNIQKNPHVLVKVTLADPSLSRWAGVSVFGIARMERSPAKIRRGWALLGQVMNADYREAAEKFVRTPEKSPLFIVDIREMTGRCSAGPGSGIDFQWFDQRRQV
- a CDS encoding flavodoxin family protein, which encodes MKSMVVCSSRTGNTLKVAQAVYEVLPLPRALYPVDDAPDPDACDFIALGFWVDKGTADEKARRYLEKLKGKPIFLFGTLGAYPGSEHGKKCMENVKALAADNQILGTFLCQGRVDPEMIKWMEENLQDDPHHGMTPERRARLREAERHPNADDLAAAGNRLKETLNKMKKKRQGSHAQND
- the hutW gene encoding heme anaerobic degradation radical SAM methyltransferase ChuW/HutW, with protein sequence MTERAERRFFAREGVDPLTAAFTRKSAVHAGIGGKPVENALIPKTWEKIMNQPRTASSTAYFHIPFCRNHCLYCGFYKYSADRATSRDYTDALIRELHMDRDKPAVFGYPLHAVYLGGGTPTVLAPKDLERLLKAICNILPLANDSEITIETTAADLNEDILSACIAGGANRFSVGVQSFDTAVRKNLGRRSDREKVMECLQSARDKNAAAIIIDLIYGLPGQNMTIWENDMKTFLDLEIDGADLYQLNVFNNTPLAASVETGRLPKPAELAEQAHMFKRGVELMDARHCRRLSMTHWATGGRERNMYNQLMKSGAPCLPYGAGAGGTLGGYLCMVNGHLNTYLKELAAGRKPVSGMLAAPPQKPLINAIAGGLETGYLNMEKIRQTHGIDIESICAPLLEQWWRTGLIHRDGGRVKLTLAGQFWQVNLAQALIDHLLENLESQ
- a CDS encoding flavodoxin domain-containing protein; translation: MKKALIIYGTTTGNAEMMAEAMKQEMDAAGLETGLKEVTAASVKDLSAEQDVILLGWPAYGDEEAELQEDFAEFYEKLDGCELNGANFAVFAPGASSYTHFWGSVDMLEAKMESMGGNKVAAGLKIDGDPSDESKVIIGSMMPICARIGWVPWPMPAWKWGKRNSGNTVPNYVKLGTVPGLERQ
- a CDS encoding MptD family putative ECF transporter S component: MQPTGQVKICPAEKSRLRKHRYWQSGELITIGTFAALIKISTMVIAIAGGGMNPVSMVLKNIAATSLLIILVYKVRKFGVLAMFSVISGLVSLLLMGGNAMLLIGSIGAGLICDGLVFVVSGYSKTWAMVLGVGLYDLLARAISLGYSWFFFQEQIGLFFMGAVVVGIGYAGCLIGLATGVFFARELRHAGIIRQ
- a CDS encoding ABC transporter ATP-binding protein; translated protein: MNEIIRFENVSYTYPFQTHKALDGISFAVPAGEAVLCTGASGCGKSTLVRMLNGLIPHYFHGNMQGRVRVCGAETATCHIHEISRYVGTLFQEPEQQFFALTVADELAFALECRGIAPEQIQAKIRAEADRFRLAHLMAASVFDLSEGEKQKVALASILAQSPSVIVLDEPSANLDPGATEEFARILTDLKQQGMTLFIVDHRLYWLNKLVDRAFVLENGRICETGSFSILEKRSVQDRYGLRQTRVQAPSVAMVSAGQADGEGFRIENLSFAFKNRTPVFESAAAFLPKASVIAVTGANGAGKTTFARLLTGLLRPRSGEIHYRGRTASPKDLLKHGSIVLQNTDHQLHMKTAGQELAAAARHLPKAERRQRAKDLLGFFNLSDFIDRHPQSLSGGQKQRLVIACGIIKDPDILILDEPTSGLDGLNMRIIANAIKKLSENGTCVLVISHDQELISTACTHVLAVPLARQAADSAAPGHAVGFRNKK
- a CDS encoding energy-coupling factor transporter transmembrane component T family protein, with protein sequence MQALFGSSAANAAGAENVIQALDVRTRMLICVVASATVIFIKDWYPLAMLGAASFVYAAAHNRFRVLAVAYAAVSVMALTALGCVYVMLVFMPEMGDMGLGPFLNPFLRVVILIHVVLALAISSRVKELLSTLKSLRLPLFVYLPATVMIRFIPSFINDVRLIRETLKIKGYAVNPLTLTLRPALTLRLLFAPIVVRALRSSDELAVAAELKGLGYADRMTFIAQNRFRPADYIAFAVTVILAVAAL